Proteins encoded in a region of the Flammeovirga yaeyamensis genome:
- a CDS encoding ABC transporter permease, whose product MLQFIVNRLFYGFLVIIGVITVVFGLFHALPGDPVDLMSGQHADLETRDLIRKELGLDEPLIVQYGNYLSDLSVISVEKDTEKNQKKYRYTKLIPLGDHALVFKFPYLRRSFQTNKPVDEILIESLPGTFWLSLAAIIIASSLGIFLGVVAALNYGTKIDHIIVSSSVVFISMPSFVLAILMAMIFGYYLSEYTGLPMTGSLWMNDPIYGRQLHLENLILPAITLATRPLAIIVQLTRSSMLDVMSQDYVRTAKAKGVGRIRVIIVHTLRNALNPVITAVSGWLASMLAGAFFIEYIFKWKGLGFKTIQAVEYLDLPVVMGATIFIAFGFVVVNIFVDIIYATLDPKIRLN is encoded by the coding sequence GTGCTACAATTTATTGTTAATAGATTATTTTATGGATTTCTGGTAATCATAGGAGTGATAACAGTTGTTTTTGGCTTGTTTCATGCATTACCCGGAGACCCTGTGGACTTAATGTCCGGTCAACACGCCGATCTAGAAACAAGAGATTTAATTCGTAAAGAATTAGGTTTAGACGAACCTTTAATCGTACAATACGGAAACTATCTTAGCGATTTATCTGTGATATCTGTCGAAAAAGACACAGAGAAAAATCAAAAAAAATATAGATACACTAAATTAATACCATTGGGCGATCATGCTTTGGTGTTTAAATTCCCTTATTTAAGGAGATCTTTCCAAACCAACAAGCCAGTTGATGAAATCCTTATCGAAAGTTTACCAGGTACATTTTGGCTTTCACTTGCTGCTATTATTATCGCCTCTTCTTTGGGTATATTTTTAGGAGTAGTGGCTGCTTTAAATTACGGGACCAAAATAGATCATATCATTGTAAGTTCATCGGTTGTATTTATATCAATGCCATCATTTGTTCTAGCGATATTAATGGCTATGATTTTTGGATATTATCTTTCTGAATATACAGGATTACCTATGACAGGTTCTTTATGGATGAATGATCCCATTTATGGTAGACAATTACATTTAGAAAATCTGATTCTTCCTGCCATCACTTTAGCCACAAGACCGTTGGCTATTATTGTTCAACTTACAAGAAGTTCTATGTTGGATGTGATGTCGCAAGATTATGTTAGAACAGCCAAAGCAAAAGGAGTTGGAAGAATAAGAGTAATTATTGTTCATACATTAAGAAATGCTTTAAACCCTGTGATTACAGCTGTTTCAGGATGGTTGGCATCGATGTTAGCGGGAGCATTTTTTATTGAATATATTTTTAAGTGGAAAGGGTTGGGCTTTAAAACCATTCAAGCAGTAGAATATCTAGATCTGCCTGTGGTTATGGGGGCAACCATCTTTATTGCTTTTGGATTTGTTGTGGTCAACATTTTTGTAGACATTATCTATGCTACGCTTGATCCAAAAATTAGACTAAACTAG
- a CDS encoding shikimate kinase, translating to MRIYLVGMPGSGKSTLAKALSEQLDLPFYDMDDEIVNQEKRSIPEIFEKEGEEYFRKVEQQIVQNFHPENSIIATGGGAPCFFDNMEVLNGLGITVFTDVSAEALTERVWGQHGTRPLLSQSSEEEVFQSINDKRSDRLPYYKKAQIYIEAKDKTPEDLAIEIVNRLKDIK from the coding sequence ATGAGAATATATCTCGTGGGGATGCCAGGAAGCGGTAAATCGACACTCGCTAAAGCATTGTCCGAACAATTAGATCTGCCTTTTTACGATATGGATGATGAAATCGTAAATCAAGAAAAAAGATCTATTCCCGAAATATTTGAAAAAGAAGGAGAGGAATACTTTAGAAAAGTAGAACAACAAATCGTTCAAAACTTTCATCCGGAAAATAGCATTATTGCTACAGGCGGGGGAGCACCTTGTTTTTTTGATAATATGGAGGTGTTAAACGGTTTAGGAATCACCGTCTTTACAGATGTTTCTGCAGAAGCATTGACCGAAAGAGTTTGGGGACAACATGGTACTCGACCATTATTGTCGCAATCTTCTGAAGAAGAAGTTTTCCAATCCATTAATGATAAGCGGTCAGATAGGTTACCTTATTATAAAAAGGCACAAATCTATATCGAGGCTAAAGATAAAACACCAGAAGATCTTGCTATTGAAATAGTAAATAGGTTGAAGGACATCAAATAG
- a CDS encoding DUF3108 domain-containing protein gives MNIDKNNIKLTLSSFYVILGLSTLLTSKTFSQTITNTRYEQPPIKSDIEFEKGEMLTYVAGYAMFDAGQAVVKLDKNTHEVNGQECYKVDVTGKSIGVFGFTMKIRDLWQSYFNTETLYPAQFNRDILEGSYTLIEQLDFDQENGKVDAMWHKKEDPPKKNYKEYEMQPNTHDVISGYYYLRTIDYDQLVKGDTITMNAFWENEGYDFNIIYLGKEKVYTKFGRIESFVMSPIMPENQLFSGTHPIKFWVSDDVNRIPLKIQAELIVGAVNVDVVKYKGLKQKLKKAK, from the coding sequence ATGAACATCGATAAAAATAATATAAAATTAACCTTATCATCATTTTATGTCATTTTAGGATTATCAACACTCCTAACAAGCAAAACATTCAGTCAGACTATTACAAACACTAGATACGAACAACCTCCTATCAAATCGGATATTGAATTTGAAAAAGGAGAAATGCTTACATATGTAGCTGGTTATGCGATGTTTGACGCTGGGCAAGCCGTTGTTAAATTAGACAAGAACACTCATGAGGTAAATGGACAGGAATGTTATAAAGTAGATGTAACAGGAAAAAGTATTGGTGTTTTTGGCTTCACTATGAAGATCCGTGATTTGTGGCAAAGTTACTTTAATACAGAAACGCTTTACCCGGCTCAATTCAATAGAGATATTCTTGAAGGATCTTATACACTAATAGAACAATTAGACTTTGACCAAGAAAATGGTAAAGTTGATGCGATGTGGCATAAAAAAGAAGATCCTCCAAAGAAGAATTACAAGGAATATGAAATGCAGCCAAACACTCATGATGTCATTTCTGGTTATTATTACCTAAGAACAATTGATTATGATCAATTAGTGAAAGGGGATACGATAACTATGAATGCTTTTTGGGAAAATGAAGGCTATGATTTCAACATCATTTATTTAGGTAAAGAGAAGGTGTATACGAAGTTTGGTAGAATAGAGTCATTTGTCATGTCTCCTATTATGCCAGAGAACCAACTTTTCTCAGGCACACATCCTATCAAATTTTGGGTATCTGATGATGTCAATAGAATACCACTAAAAATACAAGCTGAACTAATTGTAGGCGCTGTTAATGTTGATGTTGTGAAATACAAAGGACTTAAACAAAAACTAAAAAAGGCGAAATGA
- a CDS encoding TatD family hydrolase, with translation MIDTHAHIYSDKFKTDIDKILSEAFNNKIKHILMPNIDHTSIDGMLELEEKYPQQCLSMMGLHPCHVNAEFEKELYIVEEWLNKRKFIAVGEMGMDLYWDKTFKEQQIEAFKIQADFAVKHQLPLVIHARDAMTETISLLEEIKTDGLFGVLHCFTGTLEEAKQLIDLGFHLGIGGVATFKNGGLDKVIPHVDIKHLVLETDSPYLAPKPFRGKRNQPEYTNYVCDKVADFYGISGSEVEEITDKNAYKLFSIEEYLSK, from the coding sequence ATGATTGATACTCACGCTCATATATATTCAGACAAATTTAAGACTGATATAGACAAAATCTTATCCGAAGCTTTCAATAATAAGATCAAACATATTTTGATGCCAAACATAGACCATACCTCTATAGATGGCATGTTAGAATTAGAAGAAAAATACCCTCAACAATGTTTATCAATGATGGGTTTACACCCTTGTCATGTTAATGCAGAGTTCGAAAAAGAACTATATATAGTAGAGGAGTGGTTAAATAAAAGAAAGTTTATTGCTGTTGGAGAAATGGGAATGGACCTTTATTGGGATAAAACATTTAAAGAACAGCAGATAGAAGCATTTAAAATTCAAGCCGATTTTGCTGTGAAACATCAATTGCCTTTAGTGATTCACGCAAGAGATGCCATGACGGAGACTATTTCGTTACTTGAAGAAATTAAAACAGACGGTCTGTTTGGTGTTTTACATTGCTTTACTGGAACGCTAGAGGAAGCAAAACAACTAATCGATTTAGGTTTCCATTTAGGAATTGGAGGAGTTGCCACATTTAAAAATGGAGGTTTGGATAAAGTGATCCCTCACGTTGATATCAAACACTTAGTTTTGGAGACGGATAGTCCATACTTAGCGCCTAAACCTTTTAGAGGAAAAAGAAATCAGCCTGAATATACCAACTATGTTTGTGATAAAGTTGCAGACTTTTATGGAATATCAGGATCAGAAGTTGAAGAAATTACAGACAAGAATGCCTATAAGTTATTCTCAATAGAGGAGTACTTATCTAAATAG
- a CDS encoding asparaginase — protein MTKRTYFKTVNINSTGPNASDTSILLIYTGGTIGMDRDPKTGSLIPFDFEKIIDAVPELKAFDFELTVISLDPLIDSSDITTKHWVQLGTIIEEFYDDFDGFVILHGTDTMAFTASALSFMIDGVHKPVILTGSQLPIGEKRTDARENLMSALEIASERHESGEMLVQEVCICFNSKLLRGNRAKKSQNFNFTAFRTYNYPSLAEAGIFIEYKRDAFWKDPIVGPAKSMKEITSDVILLKIFPGMNEVIVKQMLDTPGLKGVVLESYGSGNTPTTKWFLDLLEETVKKGVVVVNISQCNGGTVMQGHYATSAALNRIGVLSGKDMTTEAALTKLMCLLSKYDNIDRVKKLIGIPLKGELTL, from the coding sequence ATGACCAAAAGAACCTATTTTAAAACTGTAAATATTAATTCCACCGGCCCGAATGCATCAGATACTTCCATACTATTAATATATACTGGAGGTACTATTGGTATGGATAGGGATCCGAAGACGGGAAGTTTAATACCTTTCGATTTTGAGAAAATAATCGATGCTGTACCAGAACTGAAAGCATTTGATTTCGAATTGACAGTTATATCATTAGATCCATTAATTGATTCCTCTGATATTACCACTAAACATTGGGTGCAATTGGGGACAATCATAGAAGAGTTTTATGATGATTTTGATGGGTTTGTCATATTACACGGAACAGATACAATGGCATTTACTGCATCTGCATTGAGTTTTATGATTGATGGTGTACATAAGCCTGTGATTCTAACAGGTTCTCAATTACCCATTGGAGAGAAGCGTACAGATGCCCGAGAGAATTTGATGTCGGCATTAGAGATTGCATCAGAAAGACATGAATCTGGAGAAATGTTGGTGCAAGAAGTATGTATATGCTTTAATAGTAAATTACTTCGAGGGAACCGAGCGAAGAAATCACAAAATTTCAATTTTACGGCATTTAGAACTTATAATTATCCTTCATTAGCTGAAGCAGGTATCTTTATAGAGTACAAAAGAGATGCATTTTGGAAAGACCCTATTGTTGGTCCAGCTAAATCCATGAAAGAAATCACATCTGATGTGATTTTGTTGAAGATTTTCCCTGGAATGAATGAGGTTATCGTAAAGCAAATGTTGGATACTCCAGGGTTGAAAGGTGTGGTATTGGAATCTTATGGTTCTGGTAATACACCAACGACAAAATGGTTTTTAGATCTTTTGGAAGAAACCGTGAAAAAAGGCGTGGTCGTTGTTAATATATCTCAATGTAACGGAGGAACAGTTATGCAAGGGCATTATGCCACAAGTGCAGCCTTAAATCGCATTGGTGTGCTCAGTGGAAAAGACATGACTACAGAGGCAGCGCTCACAAAATTAATGTGTTTGCTCTCAAAATATGATAATATTGATCGGGTGAAAAAACTGATTGGGATTCCTTTGAAAGGTGAGCTCACATTGTAA
- a CDS encoding MotA/TolQ/ExbB proton channel family protein — MKKVFALLMFFCALTFNTAQLFAQDEAATEEAATETEEVAAVEEVSAVTEVSSDDVEGVAEEATYTQAVKQKFIEGGWEFMGAVLITLILGLAIAIERVITLTLSTTNTKKLMAKVDEALSSGGVDSALEVTKATRGPVASIFTQGLMRASEGVDMVEKSVVAYGSVEMGKLERGLPWISLFIALAPMLGFMGTVIGMIGAFDAIEAAGDISPSLVAGGIKVALLTTVAGLIVGVILQIFYNYCVSTIDGIVLDMEDASVSLIDMLVKHEVAAK; from the coding sequence ATGAAAAAAGTATTCGCGTTATTGATGTTTTTCTGTGCATTGACATTCAACACAGCACAGTTATTTGCACAAGATGAAGCAGCAACAGAAGAGGCTGCTACAGAAACAGAAGAAGTAGCAGCAGTTGAAGAAGTTTCAGCAGTTACTGAAGTTTCTTCTGACGATGTAGAAGGTGTTGCTGAAGAGGCAACTTACACACAAGCAGTGAAGCAAAAGTTCATTGAAGGTGGTTGGGAATTTATGGGAGCAGTATTGATTACTCTTATCCTAGGTTTAGCAATCGCTATTGAGCGTGTGATTACATTAACTTTATCAACTACTAATACTAAGAAGTTGATGGCTAAAGTTGATGAGGCGTTATCTTCAGGTGGTGTTGATTCTGCATTAGAAGTAACTAAAGCAACTCGTGGTCCAGTAGCTTCAATCTTTACACAAGGTTTGATGAGAGCTTCTGAAGGCGTTGACATGGTTGAGAAATCAGTTGTTGCTTACGGTTCAGTAGAAATGGGTAAATTGGAAAGAGGATTACCTTGGATCTCATTGTTTATCGCATTGGCACCAATGTTAGGTTTCATGGGTACGGTAATCGGTATGATCGGTGCATTCGACGCAATCGAAGCAGCTGGTGATATCTCTCCTTCACTTGTAGCAGGTGGTATTAAAGTAGCCCTTCTTACAACTGTAGCAGGTCTAATCGTAGGTGTGATCCTTCAAATTTTCTACAACTACTGTGTATCTACTATCGACGGTATCGTATTAGATATGGAAGATGCTTCTGTATCATTAATCGATATGTTAGTAAAACACGAAGTAGCTGCTAAATAA
- a CDS encoding ExbD/TolR family protein yields the protein MLKKKPKEAPEINGGAMADIAFLLLIFFLVATTIASDKGVTVMLPPKAEKTDVKVKERNVFNIIINSQDMILAQEEQINDLGHMREMVKKFVLNQGKDSKSSESPEKAIISLKTDRGTSYDMYISVVDELKLAYAEMRAAAVGLPLEDFQNLDKDKPAQKEKLDKAKDLIPYKVSDAEPTEI from the coding sequence ATGTTAAAGAAGAAGCCTAAAGAAGCACCAGAAATCAATGGTGGTGCAATGGCGGATATCGCCTTCCTTTTACTTATCTTCTTCTTGGTGGCGACAACGATTGCATCTGACAAGGGTGTAACAGTAATGTTACCTCCAAAGGCAGAAAAGACAGATGTGAAAGTTAAAGAACGTAACGTTTTCAATATTATCATCAACTCACAAGACATGATCTTGGCTCAAGAAGAGCAAATCAACGATCTTGGTCACATGAGAGAAATGGTAAAGAAATTCGTTCTTAACCAAGGAAAAGATTCCAAATCATCTGAGTCACCTGAAAAGGCAATTATTTCATTAAAAACTGACCGTGGTACATCATATGATATGTACATCTCGGTAGTAGATGAATTAAAGCTTGCGTATGCAGAAATGCGTGCAGCAGCAGTTGGGTTGCCTTTAGAAGATTTCCAGAATCTGGATAAAGATAAACCAGCTCAGAAGGAAAAGCTTGATAAAGCTAAGGATTTGATTCCTTACAAAGTATCAGATGCTGAACCAACTGAGATATAA
- a CDS encoding ExbD/TolR family protein, which yields MATFKKKTKTKQDIPTSALPDIIFMLLFFFMIATTFRESELLVKNSLPQASELTKLEKKSLVSYIYIGEPTDKKNGTEARIQVNDVLISTDQIVQHVISEKDKLGEDGNKITMSLKIDKEAKMGIISDVRQELREANALKVNYAANKKLRLD from the coding sequence ATGGCAACGTTTAAGAAAAAAACAAAAACGAAGCAGGACATCCCTACTTCAGCCTTGCCAGATATTATTTTCATGCTTTTGTTCTTCTTTATGATTGCAACGACTTTCCGTGAGTCTGAGCTTTTAGTAAAGAACTCTCTGCCACAAGCATCTGAGTTAACAAAACTTGAGAAGAAATCATTAGTGTCTTACATCTATATCGGTGAACCAACTGATAAGAAAAACGGTACTGAAGCTCGTATTCAGGTGAACGATGTACTTATCTCTACAGATCAGATCGTTCAACACGTTATTTCTGAGAAAGACAAACTAGGTGAGGATGGTAATAAAATTACTATGTCATTAAAAATTGACAAAGAAGCTAAAATGGGTATCATTTCTGATGTTCGTCAAGAATTAAGAGAGGCGAATGCATTGAAAGTGAACTATGCAGCTAACAAAAAATTACGTTTAGACTAA
- a CDS encoding flavodoxin family protein, giving the protein MKNGIILLGSSNSSGYTYQLSKLIADKFDYPIIDLKQYSILPFDYQFENQEDDFIKVFDEVLKYDHIVIATPVYWYSMSGIMKTFFDRLTDGLIIHKDKGRLLRGKTMSVISTGTDENVVDYFFKPFKSSADYLGMRFKWCVYVSSKNGIKLTVEDIKDLK; this is encoded by the coding sequence ATGAAAAATGGAATTATCCTTCTGGGAAGCTCAAATTCATCTGGCTATACCTATCAATTATCTAAATTGATTGCCGATAAGTTCGATTATCCTATCATCGATTTAAAGCAATATTCTATCCTGCCTTTTGATTATCAATTCGAAAATCAGGAGGATGATTTTATCAAGGTATTTGATGAAGTATTGAAATATGATCATATAGTCATTGCAACACCTGTTTATTGGTATAGTATGTCTGGCATTATGAAAACGTTTTTTGATCGCCTGACGGATGGATTAATCATTCATAAAGACAAAGGAAGGCTGCTTAGAGGAAAAACCATGTCGGTGATTTCTACAGGTACTGATGAGAATGTGGTCGATTACTTTTTTAAACCCTTTAAATCTTCTGCAGATTATTTAGGAATGAGGTTTAAATGGTGCGTCTATGTGAGTTCCAAAAATGGAATAAAGTTGACTGTGGAGGATATAAAAGACTTGAAATAA
- the pulA gene encoding type I pullulanase, which yields MKRNKFTIAVILFSLTSMLFSCSPSEQADGHNDFDKKVYNKYPAYNGKLGVVYSPSNTTFRMWSPIAKTVTLKFYDQDLEGSATKTVEMKPSVKGTWFANIDGDLKGKYYTYQVTTEEKTLAETPGTYAVAVGANGMRGQVVDLASTDPQGWDQDKRPALKNLTDAILYEIHVRDISISENSGIKNKGKFIGLTETGTKSPKGVKTGIDHIEELGVTHVHLLPSYDYKTVDETKLDMPQYNWGYDPQNYNVPEGSYSTNPHDGAVRIKEFKEMVQALHKKGIRVVLDVVYNHTFSGDDSNFSLEVPGYYYRQNKEGGYSDASACGNETASDRAMMRKYMVESVLYWAKEYHLDGFRFDLMGIHDVTTMNEIAKRLKEEVDPSIIIYGEGWTANDSPLPIDQRAIKANTPKMKGVAAFSDDIRDALKGSVFYDDEIGYVQGSTKLNDAIKFGIVGSTQHDQIDYSKINYSKAPWAPEPDQTVTYVSCHDNHTLYDKLKVSQPKASEADIKKMHKLTSAIVLTSQGIPFIHSGAEMMRTKGGEHNSYNKPDAVNRLDYDWKVENKDVFQYYQGLIDVRKAHPAFRMTSTEMIQKHLKFIDFKDDHIIGYTISGQPNGETSNDIVVVFNSGKKAKNIAKFIEKGNWKILVDGKKADAKGIKSTSSPVVDAVSALVLVK from the coding sequence ATGAAAAGAAACAAATTCACAATTGCTGTTATCCTGTTTAGTTTAACTAGTATGCTATTTTCTTGTTCTCCATCTGAACAAGCGGATGGGCATAATGATTTTGACAAAAAAGTGTATAACAAATATCCAGCTTATAACGGTAAACTTGGCGTAGTTTACTCACCATCGAATACTACATTTAGAATGTGGTCTCCAATTGCCAAAACAGTTACTTTAAAATTTTACGATCAAGACTTAGAAGGTTCAGCAACTAAGACTGTTGAAATGAAGCCATCTGTGAAAGGAACTTGGTTTGCGAACATAGACGGCGATTTAAAAGGTAAATACTATACGTATCAAGTCACAACTGAAGAAAAAACGTTAGCAGAAACTCCAGGTACTTATGCAGTGGCAGTGGGTGCAAACGGTATGAGAGGACAGGTCGTTGATTTAGCTTCTACAGATCCTCAAGGTTGGGATCAAGATAAGCGTCCTGCTTTAAAGAACTTAACGGATGCAATCTTATATGAAATCCACGTAAGAGACATTTCTATTTCTGAAAACTCAGGCATCAAGAATAAAGGTAAGTTTATTGGACTTACAGAAACGGGTACAAAAAGCCCTAAGGGTGTAAAAACAGGTATTGATCATATAGAAGAACTAGGAGTTACTCACGTTCACTTATTACCTTCTTATGATTACAAGACAGTGGATGAAACTAAATTAGACATGCCTCAATACAACTGGGGTTACGATCCACAAAACTACAATGTTCCAGAAGGTTCTTATTCTACCAACCCACATGATGGTGCGGTTAGAATCAAGGAATTCAAAGAAATGGTTCAAGCACTTCACAAAAAAGGTATTCGTGTAGTTCTAGATGTTGTGTACAATCATACATTTAGTGGTGATGATTCTAACTTCTCATTAGAAGTTCCGGGTTACTACTACAGACAAAATAAAGAAGGTGGCTACTCAGACGCTTCTGCTTGTGGTAACGAAACCGCTTCTGATCGTGCAATGATGAGAAAATACATGGTGGAATCGGTATTGTACTGGGCGAAAGAATACCACTTAGACGGTTTCCGTTTCGACTTGATGGGTATTCATGATGTGACTACAATGAACGAAATCGCTAAAAGATTAAAAGAAGAAGTAGATCCATCGATCATTATTTATGGTGAGGGTTGGACGGCCAACGATTCTCCACTTCCTATTGATCAGAGAGCAATTAAAGCTAATACGCCAAAAATGAAGGGTGTGGCTGCATTCTCAGACGATATCCGTGATGCTTTAAAAGGATCTGTTTTCTATGATGATGAAATCGGATATGTTCAAGGGAGTACTAAATTGAACGATGCTATTAAATTCGGTATCGTAGGTTCTACGCAACACGATCAAATTGATTATAGCAAGATCAACTACTCTAAAGCTCCTTGGGCTCCTGAGCCAGATCAAACAGTTACTTATGTTTCTTGTCACGATAATCATACATTATACGACAAGCTGAAGGTATCTCAGCCAAAAGCTTCTGAAGCAGATATCAAGAAGATGCATAAATTAACTTCGGCCATCGTGTTAACTTCTCAAGGTATTCCTTTCATCCACTCAGGCGCTGAAATGATGCGTACTAAAGGCGGCGAGCACAACTCATACAACAAGCCGGACGCTGTAAACCGTTTGGATTACGATTGGAAAGTAGAGAATAAAGACGTCTTCCAATATTATCAAGGATTAATTGATGTTAGAAAAGCACATCCTGCGTTTAGAATGACATCAACAGAGATGATTCAAAAGCATCTGAAGTTTATTGATTTCAAAGACGATCACATCATCGGTTACACTATTTCAGGTCAGCCTAATGGTGAAACTTCCAATGACATTGTTGTTGTATTCAACTCGGGTAAGAAAGCGAAGAACATTGCTAAATTCATCGAAAAAGGAAATTGGAAAATTTTAGTTGATGGTAAGAAAGCGGATGCTAAAGGTATTAAATCAACTTCATCTCCAGTTGTTGATGCTGTTTCTGCTTTGGTTCTAGTAAAATAA
- a CDS encoding GNAT family N-acetyltransferase: MTIKNTIQEMKHISSFSIVEASLEEHKEYAKDICFQIEESAKARGTGIAKRSVDYIENKFAEGKGVIAIADDGTFAGFCYIESWGHNKYVANSGLIVNPQFRGTGLAKAIKKKAFQLSRKKYPEAKLFGLTTSLPVMRINSELGYRPVTFSELTDDEQFWKGCQSCVNYDILQRTFRKHCLCTGMIFDPKDPRYKSAMDSNQQ, encoded by the coding sequence ATGACTATTAAGAATACCATTCAAGAGATGAAACATATATCGAGCTTCAGCATTGTGGAAGCGAGTTTAGAAGAGCATAAAGAATATGCTAAAGATATCTGTTTTCAGATAGAAGAGTCTGCAAAGGCGAGAGGAACCGGTATTGCCAAAAGATCAGTAGATTATATAGAAAATAAATTTGCGGAAGGTAAAGGAGTGATTGCGATAGCAGATGACGGAACTTTTGCAGGATTTTGTTATATCGAATCGTGGGGACACAATAAATATGTGGCCAACTCTGGTTTGATTGTCAATCCACAATTTAGAGGTACTGGCTTAGCGAAGGCAATTAAGAAAAAGGCTTTTCAGCTATCTAGAAAGAAATATCCTGAAGCCAAGTTATTTGGTTTAACAACCTCATTACCTGTAATGAGAATCAATAGTGAATTGGGCTACCGTCCGGTCACTTTTTCTGAGTTAACAGACGACGAGCAATTCTGGAAAGGTTGTCAGTCTTGTGTAAACTACGATATCCTTCAACGCACTTTCAGAAAGCACTGTTTGTGTACAGGGATGATTTTCGATCCTAAAGACCCGAGATATAAATCGGCAATGGACTCGAATCAACAATAA
- the argG gene encoding argininosuccinate synthase: MSKKVVLAFSGGLDTTYCVKYLSEERGLEVHTAIVQTGGFSDDELKEIEEKAFKLGVASHITLDQTETFYEQCVKYLVYGNALRYNTYPLSVSAERVFQALAIAEYAKKIGADSIAHGSTGAGNDQIRFDMAFKIICPEAEIITPIRDNQLSRQDEIDFLISKGVEGDWEKSMYSINQGLWGTSVGGKETLGSRLSLPEEAYPTQVTETIPKKLSLTFEKGELVGIDGKIYDKPVQAIQELNKIASPYGIGRDIHVGDTIIGIKGRVGFEAAAPVLTIKAHHLLEKHTLTKWQLYWKEQLGNYYGMLTHEGQWIDPVMRNIEKFLEDTQSHVTGEVFVTLFPYRFELEGIESKFDLMNPEFGAYGEMNNAWTGEDARGFATILANQNMIFGKVKEAAEETVSE; this comes from the coding sequence ATGAGTAAGAAAGTGGTTTTAGCCTTCAGTGGTGGTTTGGATACAACATACTGTGTGAAATATCTTTCAGAGGAAAGAGGGCTAGAGGTGCATACCGCTATCGTTCAAACAGGAGGTTTTTCTGATGACGAATTAAAAGAGATTGAAGAAAAAGCATTTAAACTAGGTGTGGCTTCTCATATCACTTTAGATCAAACAGAAACTTTCTATGAGCAATGTGTGAAATATTTAGTGTACGGTAATGCTTTACGTTACAATACTTACCCTCTAAGTGTAAGTGCTGAACGTGTATTCCAAGCATTGGCAATTGCTGAATATGCAAAGAAAATTGGAGCAGATAGTATCGCTCATGGATCTACAGGTGCAGGTAACGATCAAATCCGTTTTGATATGGCATTTAAGATCATCTGTCCTGAAGCAGAAATTATTACGCCAATTAGAGATAATCAGTTATCGAGACAAGACGAAATCGATTTCTTGATTTCTAAAGGTGTGGAAGGCGATTGGGAAAAATCGATGTACTCGATCAACCAAGGTCTTTGGGGTACTTCAGTAGGTGGTAAAGAAACATTGGGTTCTAGATTATCACTTCCAGAGGAAGCTTACCCAACGCAAGTTACAGAGACTATCCCTAAGAAATTAAGCTTGACGTTCGAAAAAGGTGAATTAGTAGGTATCGATGGTAAGATCTACGATAAGCCTGTTCAAGCGATTCAAGAATTAAATAAAATAGCTTCTCCTTATGGTATTGGTAGAGACATCCACGTGGGTGATACTATCATTGGTATTAAAGGAAGAGTAGGATTTGAAGCAGCAGCCCCGGTGTTAACCATCAAGGCACACCACCTATTAGAGAAGCACACACTTACAAAGTGGCAATTGTATTGGAAAGAGCAATTGGGTAACTACTATGGTATGTTAACGCACGAAGGTCAGTGGATCGATCCTGTAATGCGTAACATCGAGAAATTCTTAGAAGATACTCAATCTCATGTGACAGGTGAAGTATTCGTGACATTATTCCCTTACCGTTTCGAATTGGAAGGTATTGAGTCGAAATTCGATTTGATGAACCCTGAATTCGGTGCATATGGTGAAATGAACAATGCATGGACAGGTGAAGATGCTAGAGGTTTTGCCACCATTTTAGCGAATCAGAACATGATCTTTGGTAAAGTGAAAGAAGCTGCCGAAGAGACTGTATCAGAATAA